The window ATCGTCTCCTCAATCAGTGCGCGGTTATCCTCCTCGGACACTTCTTTACCGAGTACTTTCGACGCAGCCAAGATGGAGAGGGATACGAATTCTTCGCGGACTGCCGCGATGGCTTTTTCCTTTTCCGTCGCGATTTCAAGTGCGGCCGAGTCTTTCATACGACTCACTTCAGCGCGTGCAGCCTGTACAAGCTCTTCACGTTGAGCATCCCCTTGTTTGCGGGCGCTCTCTACGATTTGCTGTGCATCTTCACGAGCAGTTTTCAAGAGATTACGTTGTTCATCCAATAGCTTTTGGGATTCTGCGCGGCTTTTTTCAGCCTCTTCGATTTCTTTTGCGATCAATTCAGCACGTTGGTCCATGACACCCATCAATGGGCCCCATGCGAATTTTTTCAGAAGAATCATCAGAATCGTGAAAAATACGACCGTGACGATAATATCGCCCAGGTTCAATCTGTTATTCAAACTTGCTAGAAATCCTGAATTGGGTGCTTCTGCAGCCAATAGGACGAAGTTATCCAAAAACACGATTGTTTCACTCCCTTCAAGTGCTTCTGCCTCTGTCAATCATGCTTCGGCTTCTGTATGTACCGCCGAAGGCTTCAATCAGGCCCGTCGGACGTCCGCGGGAACCTGTACGATATCGAATTCGTTCATTATTTGCATAATCAGGGTCTTCCTATACATAAAGGAATGGCGAAGGACTACAAATTGCGCTCTTCGCCATTTTTGACTATCAATCAATTACGCCTAGCAGCTATCCGGTCACTCCAAGTGTCCGAAGACTGCTAAATCATGTTTCTATTATTGGTTCATTACGATGAACGCGACAACTGTAGCGATGATCGGCAGGGCCTCAACTAACGCTACCCCGATGAACATTGTTGTTTGAAGCACACCGCGTGCTTCCGGTTGACGAGCGATACCTTCGACTGTTTTAGAAACGATCAAACCGTTACCGATACCTGCACCAAGTGCACCAAGACCGATTGCGAGTGCTGCTGCTAAAAGACCAACTGAACCTACCATAGTTTTATTTCCTCCTAAATTTTCTTGTTTTTTGTTTTTCGCCCGGAAAAACGGGCATTATATGTTTAATGATCTGTATTGACCTTGTGCGCCATATAGACCATCGTCAACATAACGAAAATGAATGCTTGGATCGCTCCGATGAAGAGTGAGAACCCTTGCCAAGCCAGTGCGGGAACCAATGCGCCGGCAAAGCCGAAGAAACTGGAAGCCCCGAGTGATGCGAGTAGTCCAATGAGGATTTCCCCCGCATAGATGTTTCCATAAAGACGTAGACCGAGAGTCAACGTGTTTGCAAATTCTTCAATGATATTAATTGGAGCCAAGAATGGAAACGGCTTGATGTACCCTGTCAGGTACTGTTTCATGCCAAGCTGTCTGACACCGTAGTAGTGGGTCAGGACAACGACCATCGTGGCGAGTGTCATCGTGATGACAGGATCCGCCGTTGGTGATTTCCACCAGAGCTTATGATCCCAAGTGATCGCCATGGGCAATCCCAATACGTTGGCTACGAAAACGAACATGATGAGCGTGATGCCGAGGACATGGAAGCGGCCTCCCGTTTTCCAGTCCATGTTGTTCTTGATGATCCCTTTGACGAAGTCCATAATCCATTCGAAAAAGTTTTGCATCCCTGTCGGTTTGACTTGCAAATTACGTGTTGCCGCAACGGCGATCAGGAAGACTATGAGACAGGTGATAAAAAGCATCAGAACGTTTGATAAGTTGAAAGTCAATTCAAAAGCCGTTCCTTCGAAAGCCGTCCATAACGGGTTTTCATGGTTCAAGTTTCGTTCACCTCCCTTTGACAAGTCGGATTATTGATGTCTTGCGTGATAAATGATCCTGTCAACCAATAACAGGATATAAGGAATCATGAGACCGATCACCGTACTGACCAAGTCAACCTGTTCCGGTAACGAAATCGCGATGGCCGCCGCGGCTACTCCTGAGGCGAAACGCATCGCAGTCCCTATGGAAGCTCTCCCTTTCCCTGCCGCAATCGTACGGTCAAATCTTTCCATTCTACGGACAAGAATCCAGAAATTATACAATCCGAACAAAGAACCGAGGATTAATCCAGCAAAAATTCGTGGAAATCCAGTAAACGCCCACCCAAGAACGAACAATGCAAGCAAAAAAAAGAGCACCCTCTTTTGCCTTTTATGGATTTCTTGGAGTGTTTGCATAGTTAGTCGTTCTCCTGAATTCTTATTTTGGGATCGTGTGGAGCTTGTCCACCTGCCAATGAACAGACCTTGCAAGTGAACACAAAAGGATAGCGGGGTGGTTCCCGTGTCGCTGTCCAGCCTGTTACCGGCAGACTCCGC is drawn from Sporosarcina sp. FSL W7-1349 and contains these coding sequences:
- the atpF gene encoding F0F1 ATP synthase subunit B is translated as MFLDNFVLLAAEAPNSGFLASLNNRLNLGDIIVTVVFFTILMILLKKFAWGPLMGVMDQRAELIAKEIEEAEKSRAESQKLLDEQRNLLKTAREDAQQIVESARKQGDAQREELVQAARAEVSRMKDSAALEIATEKEKAIAAVREEFVSLSILAASKVLGKEVSEEDNRALIEETIVKAGDAQ
- the atpE gene encoding F0F1 ATP synthase subunit C — encoded protein: MVGSVGLLAAALAIGLGALGAGIGNGLIVSKTVEGIARQPEARGVLQTTMFIGVALVEALPIIATVVAFIVMNQ
- the atpB gene encoding F0F1 ATP synthase subunit A, with protein sequence MNHENPLWTAFEGTAFELTFNLSNVLMLFITCLIVFLIAVAATRNLQVKPTGMQNFFEWIMDFVKGIIKNNMDWKTGGRFHVLGITLIMFVFVANVLGLPMAITWDHKLWWKSPTADPVITMTLATMVVVLTHYYGVRQLGMKQYLTGYIKPFPFLAPINIIEEFANTLTLGLRLYGNIYAGEILIGLLASLGASSFFGFAGALVPALAWQGFSLFIGAIQAFIFVMLTMVYMAHKVNTDH
- a CDS encoding ATP synthase subunit I — encoded protein: MQTLQEIHKRQKRVLFFLLALFVLGWAFTGFPRIFAGLILGSLFGLYNFWILVRRMERFDRTIAAGKGRASIGTAMRFASGVAAAAIAISLPEQVDLVSTVIGLMIPYILLLVDRIIYHARHQ